The window TGAACCGCTGCGATCCACGGCCGAGTGTGTGGGTTGGACCACTGATGAAAGTGGATAGTCCACCTCTGTTTAAGATATgtagaacatttttaaaatcaatCTCGGTCAACTCCGACTATTGGAGGGCATGGTGTGTCGCTTACTTGACATTTCTCAGAATAGAGGAGCAGATGATGAGAGCTGGTTTCTCAGCAGGTGTGTTGCTGGGTGGGAGAACCACATGGCGTGGTTGATGGTGAACTGGGCTTCTACTTAGCACTGTGCTTTCTTCGGACAGTCAGCTAACCTCCTGCCAACTAGCAAGAGCTACATCTGCTGTACGGCAGCATATCCACAAAATCCAGAAGACTGGTTCTCCCCATCAAATCATCTATCCTCTACAGCAGCATTTCCAACTCTTAGCTGGTAGGTGAtgggtctttttttaatgaccttTTGGAAGTCCATCTCCCTTGAGGACGTCCCTCTCTGGCCCCTGGGTTCTCATAATGGCTTAATACAGCCCTGCCCGACTACTAATTACAAGGTTGAAGTTGTCTTCCAACTTCCAATCTAGAAATAGAAATCAAGGTTTCATAACTATGAAACacaattttaaaataatgtaatgttactTCACATCCAACTTCAGTTGTGTGTAGTGATCAAAATGAGAATCAGAAACGGTTTATTGCAAAGTATGTTTGCACAATGATGGAATTTGACTTGTTGAAACATAATCCATATGCAGCATGAAAGATGAccaaatcaaaataaattaacacaATTATACTTTATTTCATGAATAATTATGCAAAACAATGAATACACaattgaatgtgtgtttgtcttattCTCAAAACGTTGCCAGAGGACACTCAGCTACTGAATCCAGTGTAGTTCTTCATCCTGCTCATGGTTAGCCCTCCAGTGGGAGGTGTGATGGAGACatgcttcctctgctcctgagatCACACTGCTGAGGAGCTCAATGCACTGCATGAGAATATAATCGCTAAGTTTTAGTGGAGCCACACACGACAGAGAGTGTGTTGCCCTTATGTAATAGCATGCTGAGAATGATTTCACACTGAAGAGATGAAATTACAGGCATGATCTAACACGCTTACTCTCTATATCTCAAAGAAATATGGTAAGAGGGAGGGGAGATTATCCTAAACTGCAGTGTTGGCTTCATGAAGAAGTTCAGGTAACAGGTGTTGGTGGGCTATattgttgttttgcttctcaTCAAAGGTCTTGCCTCCCGCTAGAACAGAAGAGTCAGGATGGATGGAGGCCTTGGGTTAGCTAGCCCCTGGACTCCAGAGATCTGCaggaagagacacagagaaTGATGCTGCATGCCAGTAAACTATACTACAAAAACTACCAGACATGGCcacaaaaacatttatattttgtgtcAAATGGAGAAACATTTCATGAAAAGGTTACACATATTGCATGctttatgctgcattcacaccaaacgcgttgcaaatattatatagtataatattattatatattatgtatattggcaacgctttactcgcgtgagtttactcgcccgactatttgtggtttattcactTCATTCgtgccttagagggggcgtggcttgtctctgtgtctttactctgtggaaacagttataacttccgccatccaccatagaagaaataaccactagttctgctttatacttgttgtggacatcccacaaacgttggaacatctaatgccctcgtgtttgggttcataacattaatatcatatatatttatacattacatcacacaacTCTGTGAATTTtaccgactacgtctggataactgccgcttccagcgctactagaggacggcacgacgtcagtgatgacggacgcagcgtctcaacgctgattggctttcgcaactcagcgtcGGGCGAATTTTTTGCTTTGCGCCATTCGCGCCACCCGCCGAAAATTAGCTTTATTCGCAActattcgcgtctgtgcattgactttgcatggaatctaaATTCTCAATTAGTGGAAAACAACCTTTTTCTCTCATTCAGCACCATTGCATTCTCTACGTTCTACAGCTTGCCCTCTCACTCAGCTGACAGCAAACCCAActttacttttaatgttttcaaaCAAGAGAAATGCTCTCTTCTGGTTCAAATATTGTCATAAATCCAAACTATATTACTTCTTTCTTTATAAACCAAGTGATGCGCCAGTTGAAGCAGCAGAGGCAATGTTTGTGTAAAACTAATCAGCAACGGTCCTTCCTGCAAACCCCGCCTCCAAAGTTCGTACCCACTATCCCCGACCAGGACTTTTTTGGGGATGAAAATTGAATTTAGACTTTGGTCCCTGCGGTCAAAATGCAATGAGTTCCTTAAAAGGTTCCTAGTCCCAGGGGAACGTTCCTGCAGGTGGAAAGGGTTTTTAGTGCCCCCCTGGATCATCCTGCCCAGCTTTCCTTGACAAGTTTCCTTGAGCTCCCCTCACTTCATTTGCATATTGAGATCAGATCGTAATGCAGGTGATCTGAAGAACGCTCAGTAAGAGCATGTGTAATTACATTTGGGATATTAACAGTGGTGACTCACGAGTAGCTGGTGTGCTGCTGTCGTCTTCGGGCGCTCCTCATCTTCTCAAAGCGAGCCTCCATTTCCTCCAGGACCTTCGGGGTATAGCGGACCACCAGCTTGACCGAACCCTGGGCGGCCTTCAGCAGCTCCACGGCCTTTTCATGGTGCTCCCCCTCAACGCTCTGCATGGACACCAACAAACAAGAGTCTCAGACCACATACCAAGAGCCATTCCAACCTGGTCACGACAATGGCTCCTTACACTGAGCAACACACTATCACCAGAGAGCAGAACTTAATCAGCTGGAGCAGACTTCTAGACAGGACAGCATTACGTGTTGAAAAGCCCTGCAAGTTCAAGTTTGGTCCAACGTGGGTCTTTTAAGAATCCAGGGAGTGAATTTGTTATCTTTTCATTCACGTTCAAAATGACCAAAAGCAGACCTTCGGTGTGATATATTGACAATTCTGAAATAATCATTGTGGTGGCTGGGGGGCGTGGTGAGGCTCaggcatccagcccctggcctggacctagactccttcccaatggccctgccttcttctctgtgcctcctgcctcaagggccatggtgtcattggtccggcctctttcctgatgcctcctgcctggtgggccggcctcctgccatggccctgctgtaTAAACCTATGTCAGAGTCCGTATTTGGCTCTTATCTGTGCCTCACAACAGCTGAAGCTGTTTCTGGCGACCTCTGGTGGCTGAGATCTCACTTTCTGCAGTGATACAAGTGTAGTTTACTGCTGGCTGTGGTTACATGTCCAACAGAACAGAAACTTGGAATCAGAAGAGTTGTGTGCATATCAGCTGGGAAACTTTTTCACTAATTATTAACATCTAAAACCTCAAGTATTTGTGAAGAGTGAATTTTCATTTGAGTTTATTTATACAATGCGgtcattcaaataaatgtgtctgagtgtgtgtagCTCCTCCCAGTGGGCAGGCCTGAGCTTCTTACCACTCCATTGACAGATAGCAGCTGGTCTCCTCTCTTCAGCCCTCCTTGGCGGTCAGCCACACCCCCAGGGATCACCCTGGAGATGTAGATGGGGGAGTTCTGCTCTTTGCCCCCCATGATGTTGAAGCCCAGACCTTCTTCTGTCTTGGGCAGCTCCACCACCCTCGGGTGGGCGTGGCCCTCGCTGGCTGCAAAGGCTGCCACTGTGGCCTGTTCAGGAAGGCAAACGTATGAaccgcattaaaaaaaagactcacatgtgaaaacacacggtggtgtagtgacgcctcacagcaagaggggcccgggttCGGATCCCGGTCTGGGCGGTCcatctgtgtggagtttgcatgttctccccatgGCAGCgcgggttccctccgggttctcctgcttcctccctcAGTCCAGGTTAATTGAACTCTAAACTGCCCATTGATGTgactggttgtctgtctctatatgagctGTGAGATGGACTGGAGACAtctctgaccttctgtctgcCTTAAAACAATATCATGAACATTGAAACAGGTTTTGTTTGCTGTAATGGTTCCTCTTGTTCATACTGGTTATGAACAGATTCTTTCCTCACATGCTTCCAATAGAAGTGAtaacagacacaaagtaaatatgaagcttcaGTAGTTTGACATCCAGGAGAGGAAGCAAAGTGTTTCAATGTACATCTGGGCACATGAGTGTTGCTTTAAGACAGCCAACATGTCCTCTAAATGCTTTATTAATGAAACCCTCGTTCCAGTGGCTGCCATTAATGCAGCATCAAAGAGTGACATGTATTGTGGTTAAAGCACTGTATCTGTTATCCATGGACTCTTTCCCAAAAGGGTTTATCCTTCAGTTCATTAAATCTCTGAAGGCAGCAGCCCCCAATTCGAGAAATGCATCGCCAGAGCGCAGTGTTAACCTTCATTACATCACACCTCTACAAGAGTATATTTATTAATCTACGATCTATATTCCACTGCAGCCAGCACTTTCTGCCCTTTGTGCTTCTGGACAACAATAGCAGGTGAGCTGGGAGACGCCCACTTGGTGCTGGTTGCTGTGCTTGTGCAGTTAAAATTAGGGCTTTTCAATTATTTATCGTGTGCAATAGTGAAGTCATCTTCAGTTATTAGTTTGCATGTAATACCTTGGCAGTCGCCTGTGCTCGCACCTCCGGTCCTCCAACAATGTCAAGAGTGTCATACAGCTGCTCATAAACCTGAGGGGCAGCAGAGCAGACCAACATATGAGTGTTATGATGGGAAATAGATAAACATGGAAGACAAGAAAATAGAACCGTCATAAGCCAAGCCACATATTTATGACCAAGAGGTCTCATTCGCACTACTTTGATATACAAGTCTTCCAGTTAAGGGTGCTTCCAATAATTAGAGAAAACAGTTGAAGGAATAATTCATTATTCTGGGAAACATGGTTACTCGTTTTGTTTCTGAGAGTGAGACGAGAAGATGACTGGAGGACAGGGAGACATCGGGCCTGGCTCTGTCCACAAGAGAAACAAGATggttgatttattatttattgaaatgaataAAGACTTAAACCActgtttatttgaataaattGAATTCAGAAATGAATGTGAAGATCCTCTATTTAAAGgcgcagtgtgtaggatttggggCCATCGAGTGGTGAGGCTGCAGATTGCAATCAAGTGAAACGAGCGtgtcggagaactacggtggcccaGAGGAAAACATGGAAATGTCCCTCACTGCAGTCAGTTTTGGGCTTCTGGAGAAACATGGCGGCTCTGTGGAGGACCCGCTCAGCCGTTAGAAGGTAACGacaacacaacaattcttattttcaggatacactaaagaacacagacataataatattatattccatttctgccaataaatctCTATGAGTCTACATTTGATGTTGCCAGAATTCATTTCTGCAGTTGTGTGGAGCTTGTTACATATTTGATTTTAGTTGATGACCTTGAACATGCACAATGTCCAGTGCAGTATGAGTAGTATAAGAGTATATAGACCATATTGTATGAACAATGGATATGAGATGCAAGATATAAACAGTATACATGGTATTAACAGTAAGGTGTAAGTATGTATAGTCACGAGTACTTTAACCACTGTCGAAATCATAGTTTCAGAAAGAGACTGAACTGAATGCAGGCTGACACCGTGTTCATACTAGGAGGTGGTGGAGACAACTGGGTGTGAGCACTCCCGTTATTTGGGCTCTCAGACTTCCCTCTTCCTTCACGTCCGTACCTCTCTGATGGCAGCACAGAACTTGCTCTGCAGGACTCTCTGCAGGGCCTGCAGCTTAGGAGGAGGCAGCTCTCCACTCCGCTGCAGCCGGTCCAGCAGCTCGATCACCCTGCAcacatctgacacacacacacacacacacacacacacacacggccggATTACCAACACTGATCACCCTGTGGAGATAATGAAGACTATAGGCAATGAAGTACAATAAAAATACTATGTTATTCAATTTCAATGTTATTTGTAtcgtccaatatcacaaattggcctcagaggaACAAAGGAGAACCTCTGTCCCTGGAGGGGCTCCTTCCAGAGACTTCTGACAGGGAGCTCTGCTCCTGACCTTCCTTCAGAAAACATTACTCCACACCTGTGTCTCCTTGAGGCTGCTATTGGTTTATAAAGGCAAATAAACCAtgtgttctctcctctctcctcattagAGGGCAgttatctcctctctcctcatcagaggcagttctctcctctctcctcatcagaggcagttctctcctctctcctcattagAGGGcagttctctcctctctcctcatcagagggcagttctctcctctctcctcttcagagggcagttctctcctctctcctcagagggcagttctctcctctctcctcatcagagggcagttctctcctctctcctcatcagagggcagttctctcctctctcctcatcagagGGCAGTTCTCTCCTCCACTCAAACGAACAATGAGAAGACTTATTGTTACGCAGACTCGACCGCACCTCAGACACGTGACGTACTCACCATATTCGCTCGCGCTCACGGTATCGTGAGGCAGTCGAGTTCAAAACAGTAAAATATTGGGATGTATATTGTCGGAGGCGCGTGCGTCCTTCGATGTCCAGATAGTACATTTAGACCAAGCTGAATGGATGCTCCGTTCACAACCAGAGACCCGTTATAACGCCCTTTATAAACGTTTCCGTACAACTGCGACATGAGGCTTCACTAATGAGCCCAAATGATTCTCCAGACGACATATTTAAATGAGGACATCGCCGTTATGTCCCACCAGTGGGGAGCTTACTTTAAGACATCCGCGCCATCTTTGAGGTTAACCCTGCTGAGCGTTGTGTAAAGCTGAACATGAAGCTCCGGTAACGTTACCTCTCTCCAGGCACAGCGGCTCCGGCAGGGCCGCCATGTCCGCGTCCTTGACCGGGTGGTAGTAAGAGGACATCATCGTGAGCTCCTCCGATGGAACCGTGCGTCGTGAGCAGGGGTCCGGCTCACAGCGATGCGCGCTCCATCTTTGATGATGACATGGTGAGCAGGCAGAGCTCGGCTTAACGAGCAGAGCCGAGCGGACCCGAGCGGGGAGCGGCGCACAAGGAGGCTTTATCGACTCCTACTGCGCACATTGAACAGAGGCGCCAATTAACTACGTCAAACTTTGTCAAAGGCTCATATCAGGCAATGATTCCGAAATGGTGAAACGATttattgcaataataataataataaagggtatgttttatatttgaaaGTCAGATCCATACTTTCTTCTAGTCATGAAATATGAGAATGTGACATGTTCACCATATGTCAAAGCAAGCTACTGCAATGgaaatcaaaacaaacagaatcagCCAAACATATTTAAAGGTCAATGACAGAGGTCCTGTTATGGTTACCTTGTCATGGTTACATAATATTAAGTCACAGGATATTACGAAAGGCATACAAATGTGATGCGCTCTGGCTTTAAGCCACATCTTTATTAAAAGGGACAAGAAAACCTAACATACAAACAGcagacataatttaaaaaaaactttattccAGAATGAATAAACAGAACAGCCCTCAATTGTCACACAATACTACATCTCCATCAATTTCACATACATTGAGGGGAAATATGTCACTTCCAAATGAGCATACAATCTAACTGTTTTATGAATCTGGAAATAAAAGACAAGACTCTACCCTTCTAAAAATGAATAGAGCTTGTGTTTCTACAGTTCATCCCAAGCCatgtggaaaaagaaagaaaaatatttctAGAGTGAATCAAGTAAAAAGTCATCTGATAACATTTAGTGGCACGGATTAGTTGGGCAATGCAGGAAAGCTGCAACTTCTGTGAGACCAAATCGTTATATGCATCAGCTGTGCGTGCAATAGGATGAAGAGGAATATTTAAACAGAATTTTGACAGATAGGAGGAAAGCTAGCTAGATGTCTGGTGCTGAAGAGGCCCTGACATCATTCAGACTTCCTGTGTCTTGGTAAAAAGTTACGGGCAGATTTAAAGTATAGTATGAAACAACTTATTAATGAATGGGAGAGGGAGCGTCTCAGTACTCGTCTCCTGGGGCCTCCATCTTGTAGCCATTTTCACTGGAGCCATAGCCATCAGCCGACGGCACCGACTGCTGGTCCATCATCCCATCCTGACTGTACTCCTCCATGTGTGGCGgcgctcctccctcctcctcattgcCCTGGTCATCTTGGGGGCCCATGTCGTCTCGTAGGGAGCCGTGACGCTCCTCTTTGCGATCCCCCCGCTCCCTCTCCCCCCGCTCCCTCTTGTGTTCCCTGTCTCGGTCCCGGTCCCCCCTGcgcctctctctgtccctgtgGCTGCGCCTGCGGTCCCTGTCTCTGTCCCTGTCCCTACGCTCCTCATTGCCCTCCCCCACTTCTCCTTCATTTTCCTCCAGCATTCGCTCACCTCCTTCAGGGGCACCTTCTGCCTGACTGACATCCTCCCCATCCAGCCCCTTGCCTCTCTCCCGGTCTCTCTTGCGatccctgctcctgctccttctcttcCGTTCTCGACTCCTCTCCCTACTTCTGctgtctcctccagctgccaCCCCACGGTCCTTCTCCCGCTCTCTACGCCGggtaccaccaccactaccgcTGACaacctcatctcctcctccaccaccaccacctcctcctcctcctcctcctcctcctcctcctccaccacctcctcctccaccaataggtctctctctttccctctctcgctcccgaGATCGAGTACGTCGACGGCGTTCACGGGATCGGGACCGTCGGCGCTctctgtccttgtccttgtctttgtccttgtccttgtcccGGTCGCGCTCCCGGCTGCGCTCCCTCCGCTCTCGGGGTTCCCGATCACTGTGAACAGTCAGGACAAAGTGAAGACCGTTATACACCGCAGtactacattttttaaataccaaaCATCTTCCCTGAGGTACTCACCCCCCTATGGGGCGCTCATCATAACGTGATGCATCATCTCGGCCAGAGTGCTTGATGTTGACATCAGCTCCACCTCTTCTAGTGCCACCCAATCCACCACCTAGTTAAGAAAAACAAGCACAACATAAGATGAAGTCACACATGTGTCATATAGAAGTATGGACCTTCAGACTTAAAAAGGTAACCATGGTTACTGAACTGACACAGTTGACCTGCAACTAGGCTGTTTAGAAAGACAGAAGCACTGTGTCAAAAAGAACACATGGATTTTGTGGTGTGGATGTCTTCCTTTAGCCAATAAAACACTAACCCTGATATCAAATTTGAAGGCCCATCAGACGGACAGCTGTTTATAACCGTAATAGAGGGAGGCGTTTACGATACATCAACCTCAACACTCGCATATTCCGAATGGGAAAATTGATCCACGAGTGGAAAAATCAGGGCGTAAGTCTTGTACTGCAATATACTAGCCGTCGCATAGGCTCTGTCCATTTGGCTGCTGTGCAGGGAATAAACACTTACAAAAAGATAGGGGACATCTTTTTGGGGTTATACACCCAATTGCAACTTGGGTAAAGTTGAATCTGATCTGTATGAGACATTTGCAGGTTAACGGGAGTTCTGTGACTGAACAACATTCATGTATAAGAGTTtgacaaaaacatgaaatcaaATCACGCCCAACACAGAGCGTTGAAGCGCGACAAAGAGAGGCAGCTGACCCAGCCTGCGAGGTTGCCATCCTTTGACAGTGCGTCCACGTTCCACGTCAACCAGCACCCTTCTACCGTCAATCTTCTTCCCATCGGCATGCTTGTAGGCggctggagaagaggaatggggAGAGGGAACACAGAGGTGAGATAGGAATATGACTGCATCAATGTGGCCAAGGaaacaaacaatgcattattataCTGACCAGGAGCAGGCGAGGCCGAGATGGCTGCTCTCTGGGCAAAAGCCGAAGGATAATGGGAGCAGACTTCCTTCCACCAGATGAGTGATTGATAAGTTACACTTTTAAAATACCCAGCTTTCAGTTCTTGTCTGCACTAAATAACAGTATATTGTAGCATCTTAAGTTGTCCAAGTTGTCGTAAGAAGAATTGTGCTAATTACTACTGAAGCAACAAGTTTCTCTGCATGTTTTCATAAATGCTTGTAGAACACTCAAACCAGACAGCGTGACACAGCAGCTTCAATCAGATcattacacatttgttttacttaACCCAACCTGCTGGGACAGCTGACATTGTAATTATCTAACATTTCAATCACAGCTGTATGTCATGAATTTAATGAATGTCATTGAATAATTTTTGGATGCTTTACTGCCCTATCATGGCAGTAAAGCATCCTTTTGAcattaaatattttacaaatgcTTGAGAATGAATTGTGCACACACTATTAAGTTAATGGTCAGGGAAATAAAGTTTAGCTTGCATTATTAACATTGCAGTATTTCTAATGTCATATTATGGTATGGCAGTAACATGTTTTATGGGCTTGCATTAGCAAGAAGTCGCCAGCATTTGACGTGGCTAACCGTGTGTCCATTCAGACTGTCCCACACCTCATTATACCACACAAGTCTTTTGATCCAACTTGCATAATGGAAGAGGACTTGGCGAGATGCAGGTGGCTCATCCTGGTTGCTACACTGGTCTGATGAATGCTGAGATGAGGGCCTTACCAAAACCCATCAGTGATCGCATACAGCCTGAGGGCCTTACCAAATCCTCACATATACATTCGGAGGGCCTTACCAAACTCCCTCACTCGTACTATACAGTCTTACCATAGACCCTCATACATGGGCCTTATGAAAGTCTCTGCCCCAGTCTTAGAGCCTTACCACAATCCACCAGCACACATACCACCGCAACACCTCTTTTCAGGGGCCTTACCAGAAcccctccacttcctgtgttCATTTAGGATGACACCATCCCATCCAATGATAGGGCCTTACCAAACCCCCACCAGTCCTACCAAAACTGACCAACtgaaaaaaagcaaagacaaaaacaaaaaacgggGCTACCTTCCTTACAGAAGTTGCCTTATTTACAACCCCAACCAACTAATgagaattgtatttattttttaaaccaagAAAGTCATGTTCACCGACACACTGGCATGTCTTGGATCTAAAGTGGCCTGAAATATCAAGTCCAGTGTCTAAACTTATTAACTGACATAAAATAcactgaaacttttttttttttaaactgaccTTACTATTGTTATGAATTATTATGTAGGGCTACATTAAACTAAAATCTACCTTAAGTTATGTAgtgaataaataatgtatgaatGCCCATTTGGCAGAATTACCAAAAACATTCCCCTCATCTGCCATTTCGATTAAAGCCAGCTCAGACCCTTTAGATTGGACAGTATGAGAAGTTAACATTTGATATATTAAATGTGGTTATTAACAGTATTTAGGGTAGAGCgatagagaaaataaaaaatgacgtTATCTTTGACCACATACCTTGATATTATAGGGTTGACCTTTGGTGCAAAATATTTACACTGACATTTCTCAGTGATGTAAAATGATGAAGTCGGTATGGTCTGTTTAGTTTCGACATACTTTAGCGTAATACAGCCTTAAATcaggaaaagacaacacttGGGCCTTATTACGATATCCAAAATCAATGATATCTAATCTCATATTACAACATGGAAATAATACCAACGTATTGCACAGCCCCAACATTGTGAAGCGAAGTAGGCTCTTCGTCTGGAGAATGAAATGTTAAACGATAACATTATGGGTTGATATGCACCGAGTTAATGCCCAGCTTCCATCATTTATATCTTGAAgtgcctttttttaatctacACCGATATTTAGCAACTATTTATATTCAAAAACGTGTTCATTACTTTCCAACGTTACCAGTGAGTGTGATTGCATACAGTTACAGACTACTGATGAACCGAACACGTCTGTtcgttttttttacaaactaatGACTTGAGAATCATTTGTATTGGTAATGGAAATACTTCTGCATTATGTTGTTGAATTCTTTACCTAGTGCCTCCCCTGCTGACCTGTTTACACGCAA of the Cyclopterus lumpus isolate fCycLum1 chromosome 8, fCycLum1.pri, whole genome shotgun sequence genome contains:
- the lin7b gene encoding protein lin-7 homolog B, encoding MMSSYYHPVKDADMAALPEPLCLERDVCRVIELLDRLQRSGELPPPKLQALQRVLQSKFCAAIREVYEQLYDTLDIVGGPEVRAQATAKATVAAFAASEGHAHPRVVELPKTEEGLGFNIMGGKEQNSPIYISRVIPGGVADRQGGLKRGDQLLSVNGVSVEGEHHEKAVELLKAAQGSVKLVVRYTPKVLEEMEARFEKMRSARRRQQHTSYSSLESRG
- the snrnp70 gene encoding U1 small nuclear ribonucleoprotein 70 kDa, which translates into the protein MTQFLPPNLLALFAPRDPIPFLSQLEKLPHEKHHNQPYSGIAPFIRHFEDPRDAPPPTRAETRDERLERKRREKIERRQAVVETELKLWDPHNDPNAQGDAFKTLFVARVNYDTTESKLRREFEVYGPIKRIYIVYNKRTQKPRGYAFIEYEHERDMHSAYKHADGKKIDGRRVLVDVERGRTVKGWQPRRLGGGLGGTRRGGADVNIKHSGRDDASRYDERPIGGDREPRERRERSRERDRDKDKDKDKDKDRERRRSRSRERRRRTRSRERERERERPIGGGGGGGGGGGGGGGGGGGGGGGGDEVVSGSGGGTRRREREKDRGVAAGGDSRSRERSRERKRRSRSRDRKRDRERGKGLDGEDVSQAEGAPEGGERMLEENEGEVGEGNEERRDRDRDRDRRRSHRDRERRRGDRDRDREHKRERGERERGDRKEERHGSLRDDMGPQDDQGNEEEGGAPPHMEEYSQDGMMDQQSVPSADGYGSSENGYKMEAPGDEY